A single genomic interval of Primulina huaijiensis isolate GDHJ02 chromosome 7, ASM1229523v2, whole genome shotgun sequence harbors:
- the LOC140980105 gene encoding uncharacterized protein yields the protein MRDFPSCFGENGVQVADASSSGLGARKGPHNSVTCMYRCKLLGKSCIISIIWSKNIMGQCLSVELDDASNRCICKVDVKPSLFSKRKGSKCFEVNANKIEVFWDLSSAKFGPGPEPFEGYYVAVVCKGEMVLVIGDLRKEAFKKTGAISAFCNAMFISRREHISGKRVYGTKAQFCDNGQIHDLRIECDSSTSDEPSLLIHIDAKPVMQVKHLQWKFRGNYSILVDGLPVEVYWDVHNWLFGSSLGNAVFMFQTSLSAEKLWSSPTLPDSSAFSWSCSDSFMDSKVPGLGFSFFLYAWKTE from the coding sequence ATGAGGGACTTTCCATCTTGTTTTGGAGAAAATGGAGTTCAGGTTGCTGATGCTTCTTCTTCTGGCTTAGGTGCGAGAAAAGGTCCTCATAATTCTGTTACTTGCATGTATAGGTGTAAATTACTTGGTAAGTCTTGCATAATCAGCATTATATGGAGCAAGAACATTATGGGTCAGTGCCTTAGTGTTGAATTAGATGATGCATCAAATCGTTGTATCTGTAAAGTAGATGTGAAACcttctttgttttcaaaaagaaaaggaTCCAAATGTTTTGAAGTGAATGCTAATAAAATTGAGGTGTTTTGGGATCTTTCTTCGGCGAAATTTGGTCCTGGACCTGAGCCTTTTGAGGGGTATTATGTCGCTGTTGTTTGTAAGGGGGAAATGGTTTTGGTAATTGGGGATCTTAGGAAAGAAGCATTCAAGAAAACTGGAGCTATTAGTGCCTTCTGCAATGCAATGTTCATCTCGAGGAGGGAGCATATTTCTGGAAAGAGGGTATATGGTACCAAGGCACAATTCTGTGATAATGGACAGATTCATGACCTGAGAATCGAGTGTGATTCGAGTACGAGCGACGAACCTAGTTTACTGATTCATATTGATGCAAAACCAGTGATGCAGGTGAAGCATCTCCAATGGAAATTTCGAGGAAATTACTCAATATTGGTGGATGGGCTCCCTGTTGAAGTCTATTGGGATGTTCACAATTGGCTATTCGGTTCAAGTTTAGGGAATGCAGTGTTCATGTTTCAGACAAGTTTATCCGCGGAGAAGTTGTGGAGTAGCCCAACTTTGCCCGATTCCTCCGCATTTTCGTGGAGCTGCTCCGACAGTTTCATGGATTCCAAAGTACCAGGTCTTGGCTTTTCTTTCTTCTTGTATGCTTGGAAGACTGAGTAA